Proteins from a single region of Anastrepha ludens isolate Willacy chromosome 5, idAnaLude1.1, whole genome shotgun sequence:
- the LOC128863489 gene encoding FUN14 domain-containing protein 2 isoform X1 has product MSDWTKSHKNANNARVEKMTEDASKFLGGILGDISSRSAYTQIAIGATSGWFTGFATMKIGKFAAFAIGGGIILMEIAHQEGFIEIDWSKITGKLDKVTDKVETAVTGQEKNWIEKTERFVDRKLDRAENLLKSKTKKAKKWYSKLIGDENGPKVNDLHIFLTAFIGGVALGVASS; this is encoded by the exons atgagcGATTGGACGAAATCACACAAAAACGCAAATAACGCTAGAGTCGAAAAAATGACGGAAGACGCATCAAAGTTTCTAGGCGGTATTCTTGGTGATATAAGCTCAAGATCAGCATACACGCAAATTGCAATTGGAGCTACTTCAGGATG GTTTACTGGCTTTGCAAcaatgaaaattggcaaatttgcAGCTTTCGCTATTGGCGGAGGCATAATTTTAATGGAAATCGCCCATCAAGAAGGCTTTATCGAGATTGACTGGTCTAAAATTACAGGAAAGCTCGATAAAGTCACCGACAAAGTTGAAACCGCTGTGACAGGACAAGAGAAGAATTGGATTGAAAAG ACTGAACGCTTTGTCGATCGTAAACTTGATCGTGCAGAGAATTTATTAAagtcaaaaacaaagaaagctaAGAAGTGGTATAGCAAACTTATTGGCGACGAAAATGGACCCAAAGTAAACGATCTTCATATTTTCTTGACGGCATTTATAGGCGGAGTTGCATTAGGCGTAGCTTCGTCTTAA
- the LOC128863489 gene encoding FUN14 domain-containing protein 1B isoform X2: MSDWTKSHKNANNARVEKMTEDASKFLGGILGDISSRSAYTQIAIGATSGWFTGFATMKIGKFAAFAIGGGIILMEIAHQEGFIEIDWSKITGKLDKVTDKVETAVTGQEKNWIEKGKLFIKNNAVFTVAFLGGALVGVGCA, translated from the exons atgagcGATTGGACGAAATCACACAAAAACGCAAATAACGCTAGAGTCGAAAAAATGACGGAAGACGCATCAAAGTTTCTAGGCGGTATTCTTGGTGATATAAGCTCAAGATCAGCATACACGCAAATTGCAATTGGAGCTACTTCAGGATG GTTTACTGGCTTTGCAAcaatgaaaattggcaaatttgcAGCTTTCGCTATTGGCGGAGGCATAATTTTAATGGAAATCGCCCATCAAGAAGGCTTTATCGAGATTGACTGGTCTAAAATTACAGGAAAGCTCGATAAAGTCACCGACAAAGTTGAAACCGCTGTGACAGGACAAGAGAAGAATTGGATTGAAAAG ggcaaattgtttattaaaaacaacgCAGTTTTCACCGTAGCATTTCTTGGTGGTGCTCTTGTTGGAGTTGGTTGTGCATGA
- the LOC128863115 gene encoding uncharacterized protein LOC128863115, with amino-acid sequence MDEQEEVQQNMISNLPLLFANGYPTSLDKITESQLEKFIPFMVRCSLGHINFQEKTDCSEPEWWPEDFPFTIPFTKPKKFNGNWAQKMKEIIIICYQFHRSVFLLRFCNDLAAYEHASLRFINNYNSTTSLFERRSNKLLVTFRNENMSYDQPQRSRKCLMRQKSKSGNQGRADVEQIMVEPAPFDIYLCDNCDAELYSKEAILEHEKTCNVEDDDDDVILCDTPEPGENSVQPTDSKRNTEDNELRNGFLLNFNLQCREDSKNGKVPGKNEPTSASKDSKDEKNGFMIIDRNKRMPRRNRAVHSLTRCPTIPLSSPAGQLLLRTTKTAMTPEYLTERLERLERFCFAPLLSKSHTKPKCFEKKHTFNNTHCTFKKPQDYSSHVYVFPRRQFSQRRRTENFLFLNSSLIRRCRPISVRLKKITDNEVKSRRSLPNTKLNIKLTRDATRRSNWKISSPSTEIIVDTIDLCSSDEEECHISSDSRKTHLVVQRGTEPGMGIEIMRKTISTFNSNSSSTTATTALAKSSLTLSAGGRKISLNTAEVSIIPIRKSTRNNGPAKGPDKPQVRTTSLVNPLPSSTSVSVNVSSTTTPAVAVAAITDESSKSSAFDINALLTPSAATLFAAPEHGISLPKPLQPSVYIFSNYTANALTSAVPTNNEIATAPIAGNSFRNQNQENHAQNGTTATSGLVVKHQIANNNITPTITPDWYPELNALATNGNTTLSNTTKQAHLVDRERARSLSLVSPSRVISIDLTS; translated from the exons ATGGACGAACAAGAGGAAGTTCAACAAAATATGATTTCCAATTTGCCGTTATTATTTGCTAATGGCTATCCAACATCATTGGATAAGATAACAGAATCACAACTGGAAAAATTCATACCATTTATGGTGCGTTGCTCTCTTGGTCACATAAATTTTCAGGAGAAAACAGACTGCAGTGAACCAGAATGGTGGCCTGAAGATTTTCCATTCACCATACCTTTTACAAAGCCGAAAAAGTTTAATggg AATTGGGCGCAAAAAATGaaggaaattattataatatgttACCAGTTTCatagaagcgtttttcttctcCGTTTCTGCAATGATTTGGCTGCATATGAGCACGCGAGTCTTCGCTTTATAAACAATTACAATTCGACAACCTCACTTTTTGAACGACGAAGTAATAAGTTGCTGGTGACTTTTAGGAATGAAAACATG TCGTACGATCAACCTCAGCGTAGCCGGAAATGTTTGATGCGCCAAAAATCAAAGAGTGGCAATCAAGGCAGAGCGGATGTCGAACAAATTATGGTAGAACCGGCACCATTCGATATCTACCTATGTGACAATTGCGATGCTGAACTGTATTCGAAAGAAGCTATTTTG GAACATGAAAAGACTTGCAATGTGGAGGACGATGATGACGATGTCATTTTATGTGATACACCTGAACCAGGTGAAAACAGCGTTCAGCCGACCGATTCAAAACGAAATACAGAGGATAATGAGCTACGCAATGGATTCCTACTTAATTTTAACCTGCAATGTCGCGAAGATAGCAAAAATGGTAAAGTTCCAGGCAAGAACGAACCGACAAGTGCGTCCAAAGACTCGAAAGAtgagaaaaatggattcatgATCATTGATAGAAATAAGCGTATGCCAAGAAGAAATCGTGCAGTACATTCTTTGACACGTTGCCCCACAATACCCTTGTCATCGCCGGCAGGCCAACTTCTGCTGCGTACAACCAAAACTGCCATGACCCCAGAATATTTAACAGAGCGTTTGGAACGTTTAGAACGTTTTTGCTTTGCACCATTGCTCTCAAAATCGCACACGAAACCAAAGTGTTTTGAGAAGAAACATACCTTTAATAATACGCATTGTACGTTTAAAAAGCCACAAGACTACAGTTCGCACGTATACGTTTTTCCAAGACGGCAGTTTTCACAACGTAGACGTACAGAAAACTTTCTTTTCTTAAATTCATCATTAATAAGACGCTGCCGTCCAATTTCAGTGCGGCTAAAGAAAATCACTGATAACGAAGTTAAAAGTCGACGCTCATtaccaaatacaaaattaaatataaaactaacACGAGATGCTACACGGCGATCgaattggaaaatatcatcaccgTCTACAGAAATAATTGTCGATACAATTGATTTGTGTTCATCGGATGAGGAAGAATGTCATATTAGTAGTGATAGTAGGAAAACACATCTTGTTGTACAAAGAGGAACTGAACCAGGAATGGGCATTGAAATAATGCGTAAGACGATATCTACATTTAACAGCAATAGTAGTAGCACCACTGCGACCACCGCTTTGGCGAAAAGTTCGCTTACACTTAGTGCTGGCGGTAGGAAAATAAGTCTCAATACAGCTGAGGTTTCTATAATTCCTATACGTAAATCTACGCGTAACAATGGGCCGGCTAAAGGACCAGATAAGCCACAAGTGCGTACTACATCATTAGTAAATCCTTTGCCCTCATCTACAAGCGTATCTGTAAATGTTTCCTCAACAACAACACCGGCTGTTGCTGTAGCCGCAATTACAGATGAAAGTAGTAAATCTTCCGCTTTTGATATAAATGCACTGTTAACACCATCAGCTGCTACACTATTCGCTGCCCCCGAACATGGTATTTCACTTCCCAAACCTCTTCAACCGtcagtttatatattttcaaattataccGCTAACGCATTGACCTCAGCAGTGCCAACAAATAATGAAATTGCAACAGCGCCTATAGCTGGTAATTCCTTCAGAAATCAGAATCAAGAGAATCATGCACAAAATGGTACCACAGCGACTTCAGGGCTTGTAGTCAAACACCaaatagcaaataataatataacacCAACTATAACACCAGACTGGTATCCTGAATTAAATGCGTTGGCCACAAATGGCAACACCACTTTGAGCAATACGACGAAACAAGCGCACTTGGTGGATCGTGAACGGGCACGAAGCCTTTCGTTAGTTTCTCCAAGTCGTGTTATATCAATTGATCTGACCTCTTAA
- the LOC128865046 gene encoding RING finger and SPRY domain-containing protein 1-like, translated as MGSCLCKDKNENEEDNDNGVERTHRHSRGSLRNSYRSPEALQTNATLKTLSDTVDKLVRETLDVISTIIDNEPEPPSSILMLHMITEKPAGWIELVRSLMRVVPVEHPMGPSVIALLLDDSPLPTKESVLKVGEMVAPKYGLKSNLRKERNLCVILGCLAEKLAGPSSIALLNNSMLKYLISNLNEDIEPNIKLLSLIALEKFAQTSENKVTIQKSLQEMKQSPLVSLEKHVLSSNFLLRQIGFCACWCLDNYFPVSGRKYSYETTDVTNVNAMLNKKDVSEYLKISPDGLEARSDAYTFESVRCTFQITSGCWYYEVLMITPGVMQIGWATKESSFLSDDGYGIGDDKFSIGFDGCRSLIWHNAKSIPHSLPTWKSGSVLGCLLDLEKWEVIFTLDGVSTDPYRHIFNSVKEGFFAAASFMSFQQCRFNFGLEPFRYPPQREFHNFNDSGILCSSDKIILPRHIYLDMLRKVSVRDDSCTLCFDKKATMRLEPCSHRGFCVTCTEQLKFCPMCRSDIRTKVQECTESPVNKEVADVEDTQTQT; from the exons ATGGGCTCTTGTCTGTGTAAAgataaaaacgaaaacgaagaagACAATGATAATGGCGTTGAGCGTACTCATCGGCATTCAAGGGGCTCCCTCAGAAACTCATACCGCAGTCCGGAAGCGCTGCAGACAAATGCCACATTGAAAACGCTTTCGGATACTGTTGACAAATTAGTTCGCGAAACTTTAGATGTGATTAGTACAATAATTGACAA TGAGCCGGAACCGCCCAGCTCAATATTAATGCTCCATATGATAACAGAGAAGCCAGCTGGTTGGATTGAACTTGTACGGTCATTGATGCGTGTAGTTCCGGTTGAACATCCCATGGGGCCGAGTGTTATAGCTCTGCTTCTCGATGATAGTCCACTGCCCACGAAAGAGTCTGTATTAAAAGTCGGAGAAATGGTTGCTCCAAAGTATGGTTTAAAGAGTAATCTTCGCAAAGAACGCAATCTATGTGTCATACTTGGCTGCTTGGCAGAAAAATTAGCCGGTCCTAGCAGTATTGCATTACTTAACAATTCCATGTTGAAGTACCTGATTAGTAATTTAAATGAAGACATCGAACCCAACATAAAACTTCTTTCACTCATTGCACTCGAAAAATTTGCACAGACCAGTGAGAATAAAGTAACAATACAG AAATCCTTGCAAGAAATGAAACAAAGTCCACTGGTGTCCCTGGAAAAACATGTATTATCATCTAATTTCCTGCTACGACAAATAGGGTTTTGCGCTTGCTGGTGTTTAGATAACTACT TTCCGGTAAGTGGGCGCAAGTATTCCTACGAGACTACAGATGTAACAAATGTTAACGCCATGCTTAATAAGAAGGATGTTAGTGAATATTTAAAGATATCGCCAGATGGATTAGAAGCGCGAAGTGACGCTTACACATTTGAAAGTGTGCGTTGCACATTCCAG aTAACCAGTGGCTGTTGGTATTATGAAGTCCTAATGATCACACCTGGTGTAATGCAAATCGGTTGGGCTACTAAAGAGTCAAGTTTTTTAAGTGACGATGGGTATGGAATAGGTGATGACAAATTTTCTATCGGATTCGACGGTTGCCGCAGCCTAATATGGCACAATGCCAAGTCCATACCACACAGTTTACCAACTTGGAAAAGTGGCTCGGTTCTTGGTTGCCTATTGGATCTAGAAAAGTGGGAAGTAATTTTTACGCTGGATGGGGTTTCGACAGATCCTTATAGACATATATTCAATAGCGTTAA ggAAGGATTTTTCGCTGCAGCAAGTTTTATGTCGTTTCAACAATGTAGATTTAATTTTGGACTGGAACCCTTTCGATATCCACCGCAAAGAgaatttcacaattttaatGACAGTGGAATACTTTGTTCAAGCGACAAA ATTATTTTGCCGCGACATATTTATCTAGACATGCTACGAAAAGTAAGTGTGCGCGATGACTCATGCACACTTTGTTTCGATAAAAAGGCTACGATGAGGTTGGAGCCATGCTCACATAG GGGATTTTGTGTGACTTGTACCGAACAATTAAAGTTTTGCCCTATGTGTCGCTCGGATATTCGTACAAAAGTACAAGAATGCACTGAAAGTCCTGTTAATAAAGAAGTCGCCGACGTGGAAGACACGCAGACACAAACATGA
- the LOC128865047 gene encoding mitochondrial chaperone BCS1 produces the protein MPLSEIVSGLSTNPYFGAGFGLFGIGAGAAILRKGAQGALVLFRRHLMITLEVPCRDKSYQWLLQWITVKGAKETQHLSVETSFIQKETGQIRTKYDFIPSIGKHLMRYKGIWIQVERTREQQTLDLHMGVPWESVTLTAFGRDKQLYFDILEEARMLALEATEGKTLMYTAMGSEWRQFGHPRRRRPLSSVVLEKGVAERIVTDCKEFIGNSQWYIDRGIPYRRGYLLYGPPGCGKSSFITALAGELEYGICLLNLSERGLTDDRLNHLLNVAPEQSIILLEDVDAAFTSREDVKKQAAAYEGLNRITFSGLLNCLDGVASTEARIVFMTTNYLDRLDPALIRPGRVDVKEYVGYCDAHQLEEMFLRFYGRQEKFPQKVAKEFAQCVLADGRNASPAQVQGYFMRHKTATSTKVLEHTAEIWEGSLSTALPKEPLAVQANAA, from the coding sequence ATGCCGTTGTCGGAAATTGTGAGTGGATTATCAACGAATCCATATTTTGGAGCTGGCTTCGGTCTATTCGGCATAGGCGCTGGGGCTGCAATTTTACGGAAAGGCGCCCAAGGTGCTTTAGTTCTATTCCGGCGACATTTGATGATCACATTGGAGGTGCCATGCCGTGATAAGTCATATCAATGGCTGTTGCAATGGATTACCGTAAAAGGGGCAAAGGAAACGCAACATCTGAGCGTGGAGACTTCTTTCATACAAAAAGAAACTGGCCAAATACGTACAAAGTACGATTTTATTCCTAGTATTGGGAAACATTTAATGCGCTACAAAGGCATTTGGATTCAGGTGGAGCGAACGCGGGAGCAACAAACGTTGGACTTACATATGGGTGTGCCTTGGGAGAGTGTTACATTAACAGCATTTGGTCGTGATAAACAATTGTATTTCGATATATTGGAGGAAGCACGCATGCTGGCACTGGAAGCTACCGAAGGAAAAACTCTGATGTACACAGCTATGGGTTCAGAATGGCGGCAATTTGGGCACCCGCGTCGCAGACGTCCGCTCTCATCTGTTGTACTCGAGAAAGGTGTTGCGGAGCGAATCGTTACAGATTGTAAAGAATTTATAGGCAACTCTCAGTGGTATATTGATCGTGGTATACCTTATCGTCGAGGCTATTTGCTGTACGGACCACCGGGTTGTGGAAAATCCAGCTTTATCACTGCTCTAGCGGGAGAACTGGAATATGGTATTTGTTTACTCAATTTGTCCGAACGTGGTCTAACCGATGACAGGCTAAACCATCTATTAAACGTCGCACCCGAACAATCTATTATACTATTGGAGGATGTAGATGCCGCTTTTACTTCGCGCGAAGACGTCAAGAAACAGGCGGCAGCTTACGAAGGACTTAATCGTATAACTTTTAGCGGTTTACTCAACTGTCTAGATGGTGTTGCCTCAACAGAAGCACGAATTGTTTTCATGACAACAAATTACTTGGATCGTTTAGATCCGGCACTGATACGACCCGGTCGTGTTGATGTTAAGGAATACGTTGGCTATTGCGATGCACATCAGCTAGAGGAAATGTTTCTACGCTTTTATGGTAGACAAgaaaaatttccacaaaaagTAGCGAAAGAGTTTGCACAATGTGTGCTGGCTGATGGTCGAAATGCAAGTCCTGCACAAGTACAGGGCTATTTCATGCGTCATAAGACTGCCACATCGACGAAGGTGCTCGAACATACCGCTGAAATATGGGAGGGTAGCTTGTCTACAGCATTGCCAAAGGAGCCACTTGCGGTGCAAGCAAACGCTGCGTAG
- the LOC128865048 gene encoding toll-interacting protein-like produces the protein MANAEIESRSSRWRKAMLGPLPNDFLRINSGVDAQVAADCQAAAAVYQQQIYPQYVAPNYVGRLSITCAQAKLARNYGLTRMDPYVRIRVGHYVYETQTDPNGGKHPHWNRVIQSQLAAGVNTIFIEIYDECSFKMDELIAWCEIKIPQSVMRGETHEEWYPLSGKQGEGLEGAIDIVLSFSNRPMQPYMYPSMGGAAQMLMVPPGRPMPIFVTPQQPAVANTVVAPAPRQLSEEEFKQIHEMFPNIDKEVVKSVFEANHGNKDATINSLLQMNE, from the exons ATGGCAAATGCTGAGATCGAGTCTCGTTCAAGTCGTTGGCGAAAG GCTATGCTAGGCCCACTACCCAATGATTTTCTACGGATTAATAGCGGCGTTGATGCCCAAGTAGCTGCAGATTGTCAGGCAGCGGCCGCAGTATATCAACAACAAATATACCCACAATACGTA gcACCAAATTATGTCGGTCGTTTAAGTATAACTTGTGCACAGGCAAAATTGGCACGCAACTACGGGCTTACCCGCATGGACCCTTATGTGCGTATACGTGTCGGCCATTATGTATACGAAACGCAAACAGATCCAAACGGCGGCAAGCATCCACACTGGAATCGAGTAATTCAGAGTCAATTGGCGGCGGGGGTTAATaccattttcattgaaatatacgaTGAGTGTAGTTTTAAAATGGACGAATTGATTGCATGGTGTGAAATTAAAATTCCACAGAGTGTAATGCGTGGCGAAACGCATGAAGAATGGTATCCACTAAGTGGCAAACAAGGTGAGGGCCTTGAAGGTGCCATTGACATAGTTTTGAGCTTTTCCAATCGACCGATGCAGCCATATATGTACCCAAGTATGGGTGGAGCTGCACAAATGCTGATGGTACCGCCGGGTAGGCCAATGCCAATTTTTGTAACACCGCAGCAACCAGCTGTTGCCAATACGGTGGTTGCGCCAGCACCGCGACAATTGTCCGAAGAGGAATTTAAACAG ATACACGAAATGTTTCCAAATATTGATAAAGAAGTTGTTAAGTCTGTATTTGAAGCGAACCATGGCAACAAGGATGCTACAATAAATTCCTTACTGCAGATGAACGAATAA